One part of the Denticeps clupeoides chromosome 16, fDenClu1.1, whole genome shotgun sequence genome encodes these proteins:
- the LOC114765597 gene encoding multiple epidermal growth factor-like domains protein 11 isoform X2, translated as MYRRRSQCCPGYYETGDLCVPLCTVECVHGRCVSPDTCQCEPGWGGLDCSSACVSGRWGAHCSNRCQCLNAAACNPITGECLCSDGYQGWHCEDPCDPGYYGSECHLPCPCRNGASCHHVTGECVCAPGFTGTLCEDRCPAGTHGAQCEMACPCQNGGRCHHISGECSCPAGWTGAVCAQPCQSGTFGANCSQKCVCRNGGVCDRVTGECECAAGYSGEWCQDECPVGTYGPSCAQQCGCHNGARCDHIRGACLCDDGFRGPTCHDRLCPSGIYGLMCDKYCPCDANTTLSCHPLSGDCVCVPGWAGLHCNETCPSGYYGDGCMEPCCCDNGGDCNSITGECVCAPGFTGENCSLNCPSGLFGVNCSSSCSCQNDISCSPIDGSCLCLEGWQGADCSSPCPSGTWGLGCKHTCLCVNGATCDRADGSCGCTAGWTGDACDTPCPDWTYGLSCLKHCQCHHADSCDPVSGRCFCLPGWTGLSCDRVCEEGRWGVNCSSDCSCENGGICSPEDGSCVCSPGYRGTSCKRRCSPGFYGHLCAFSCPLCIHSIGPCSHVTGQCECLSGFRGSLCDQVCPAGLYGKDCAEVCVCINNGSCSPIDGSCLCTPGWIGYDCSKACAQGFWGQDCIHTCNCHNGAECSAQDGMCSCSAGWSGLYCTQRCPAGFYGVGCLDVCRCQNGADCHHVSGQCSCRTGFTGTNCEQRCLAGTFGLGCQQLCECMNNSTCDYVTGTCYCSSGFKGIRCDQASLMMEELNPYTKISPALVSERRSLGVVMGTIFLLLSIMALLSVFLWYRHKRRDKGHRMPSVSYTPAMHISTTEYSLSECSCSPSRNSSFCFSNPGYRTLAQCSLSASARAEVGSGSRADQRGLASSTCSVGSESPYATISEPPALQCRRSECSYVEMKSPAHRQPSCCSTEAARNIYDLEPTVNTLNTAARTSSSFSQSPYDLPRSSRILSHYDLLPMRYSGRLPASPSSSLL; from the exons CTTGTGTGAGTGGACGCTGGGGCGCCCACTGCAGCAACCGTTGCCAGTGCCTGAACGCGGCCGCCTGCAACCCCATCACCGGCGAGTGCCTCTGCTCCGACGGCTACCAGGGCTGGCACTGCGAGGACCCCTGTGACCCCGGGTACTATGGCAGCGAATGCCATCTTCCCTGCCCATGCCGCAACGGTGCCAGCTGCCATCATGTGacgggcgagtgtgtgtgtgcacccggCTTCACCGGAACGCT ATGTGAAGATAGGTGTCCAGCCGGAACCCATGGTGCCCAGTGTGAGATGGCCTGCCCGTGCCAGAACGGGGGTCGGTGCCACCACATCTCTGGAGAGTGCAGCTGCCCAGCGGGGTGGACG ggagcagtgtgtgctcagcCCTGCCAGTCGGGGACATTTGGGGCCAACTGCAGCCAGAAGTGCGTGTGTCGtaatggaggtgtgtgtgaccGCGTTACCGGAGAGTGCGAGTGCGCCGCGGGATACAGCGGTGAATG GTGCCAAGATGAATGCCCGGTGGGCACCTATGGGCCATCCTGCGCCCAGCAGTGTGGCTGTCATAATGGGGCCAGGTGTGACCACATCCGTGGGGCTTGTCTGTGTGATGACGGCTTCAGGGGACCCACCTGCCATGACCGGCTCTGCCCGTCGGGCATCTATGGGTTGATGTGTGACAAGTACTGTCCCTGCGATGCCAACACCACCCTCAG CTGTCACCCGCTGTCCGGTGACTGCGTGTGCGTGCCCGGGTGGGCAGGGCTACACTGTAATGAGACGTGTCCCTCTGGTTACTATGGTGACGGATGCATGGAACCATGTTGCTGTGACAACGGAGGAGACTGTAACAGCATCACTGGCGAGTGTGTCTGTGCCCCGGGGTTTACA ggtgaaAACTGCTCCCTGAATTGTCCCTCTGGCCTGTTCGGGGTGAACTGCTCGTCCTCCTGCTCATGTCAGAACGATATTTCCTGCTCGCCCATCGATGGCTCCTGTTTGTGCCTGGAAG GTTGGCAGGGCGCGGACTGCTCATCACCGTGTCCCAGTGGAACGTGGGGTCTGGGCTGTAAACACACGTGTCTCTGTGTGAACGGAGCCACGTGTGACCGTGCAGACGGGAGCTGTGGCTGCACAGCTGGATGGACGGGGGACGCGTGTGACACACCATGTCCT GATTGGACCTACGGACTGAGCTGTTTGAAACACTGTCAGTGTCACCATGCCGACAGCTGTGACCCAGTGAGTGGGCGGTGCTTCTGCCTTCCTGGATGGACag gctTGAGCTGTGACCGAGTGTGTGAGGAGGGCCGCTGGGGTGTGAACTGCTCCAGCGACTGTTCCTGTGAAAACGGCGGCATCTGCTCGCCAGAGGACggttcctgtgtgtgttcacctgGGTACCGCGGCACGTCCTGCAAGCGCA GATGTTCTCCAGGGTTCTATGGGCATCTTTGCGCCTTCTCCTGCCCCCTTTGTATTCATAGCATTGGTCCCTGTAGTCATGTGACTGGTCAGTGTGAGTGCCTGTCTGGATTCCGCGGTTCCCTGTGTGACCAAG tgtgTCCTGCAGGTCTTTATGGTAAAGACTGTGCTGAGGTGTGCGTTTGCATCAACAATGGCTCCTGTAGTCCCATCGACGGTTCCTGCCTCTGTACTCCAGGATGGATTGGATACGACTGCTCTAAAG CCTGCGCTCAGGGTTTCTGGGGACAAGACTGCATTCACACCTGCAACTGTCACAATGGAGCAGAGTGCAGCGCTCAGGACGGGATGTGCAGCTGCAGCGCTGGGTGGAGCGGCCTGTACTGCACACAGC GCTGTCCAGCTGGGTTCTATGGTGTCGGCTGTTTGGACGTCTGTCGCTGTCAGAACGGTGCGGACTGTCACCACGTCAGCGGCCAGTGTTCCTGCAGGACCGGCTTCACGGGTACCAACTGTGAGCAGA GGTGTCTTGCGGGAACCTTTGGTCTTGGTTGCCAGCAGCTGTGTGAATGTATGAATAACTCCACCTGTGACTACGTCACTGGAACCTGCTACTGCAGCTCAGGTTTTAAGGGCATCCGGTGTGATCagg CATCCCTCATGATGGAGGAGCTGAACCCGTACACCAAGATCAGCCCCGCCCTGGTATCCGAGCGCCGGTCGCTGGGCGTCGTCATGGGAACCATCTTCCTCCTGCTCAGCATTATGGCGCTGCTGAGCGTGTTTCTGTGGTACCGGCACAAGCGCAGAGACAAAGGCCACCGCATGCCCAGCGTCTCGTACACACCCGCCATGCACATCTCCACCACCGAATACTCgctgtcag AATGTTCTTGCAGCCCCAGCAGAAATTCTAGCTTTTGCTTTTCCAACCCGGGATACCGAACACTGGCCCAGTGCAGCCTGTCTGCTTCAGCCAGAGCTGAg GTGGGCAGCGGCAGCAGGGCAGACCAGAGAGGCCTGG CCTCCAGCACGTGCTCCGTCGGCAGCGAGAGTCCCTACGCCACCATCTCCGAGCCCCCGGCGCTGCAGTGTAGACGCTCCGAGTGCAGCTATGTGGAGATGAAGTCTCCTGCCCACCGGCAGCCCTCCTGCTGCTCCACCGAGGCCGCCAGAAACATCTATGACCTCG AACCTACCGTGAACACCCTGAACACGGCTGCCAGAACCAGCTCAAGCTTTTCCCAGAGTCCATATGACCTTCCCAGGAGCAGCCGGATCCTGAGCCACTACGACCTGCTGCCGATGCGCTACAGCGGCCGCCTCCCGGCCAGCCCCTCCAGCTCGCTGCTGTAG
- the LOC114765597 gene encoding multiple epidermal growth factor-like domains protein 11 isoform X3 yields the protein MYRRRSQCCPGYYETGDLCVPLCTVECVHGRCVSPDTCQCEPGWGGLDCSSACVSGRWGAHCSNRCQCLNAAACNPITGECLCSDGYQGWHCEDPCDPGYYGSECHLPCPCRNGASCHHVTGECVCAPGFTGTLCEDRCPAGTHGAQCEMACPCQNGGRCHHISGECSCPAGWTGAVCAQPCQSGTFGANCSQKCVCRNGGVCDRVTGECECAAGYSGEWCQDECPVGTYGPSCAQQCGCHNGARCDHIRGACLCDDGFRGPTCHDRLCPSGIYGLMCDKYCPCDANTTLSCHPLSGDCVCVPGWAGLHCNETCPSGYYGDGCMEPCCCDNGGDCNSITGECVCAPGFTGENCSLNCPSGLFGVNCSSSCSCQNDISCSPIDGSCLCLEGWQGADCSSPCPSGTWGLGCKHTCLCVNGATCDRADGSCGCTAGWTGDACDTPCPDWTYGLSCLKHCQCHHADSCDPVSGRCFCLPGWTGLSCDRVCEEGRWGVNCSSDCSCENGGICSPEDGSCVCSPGYRGTSCKRRCSPGFYGHLCAFSCPLCIHSIGPCSHVTGQCECLSGFRGSLCDQVCPAGLYGKDCAEVCVCINNGSCSPIDGSCLCTPGWIGYDCSKACAQGFWGQDCIHTCNCHNGAECSAQDGMCSCSAGWSGLYCTQRCPAGFYGVGCLDVCRCQNGADCHHVSGQCSCRTGFTGTNCEQRCLAGTFGLGCQQLCECMNNSTCDYVTGTCYCSSGFKGIRCDQASLMMEELNPYTKISPALVSERRSLGVVMGTIFLLLSIMALLSVFLWYRHKRRDKGHRMPSVSYTPAMHISTTEYSLSASSTCSVGSESPYATISEPPALQCRRSECSYVEMKSPAHRQPSCCSTEAARNIYDLEPTVNTLNTAARTSSSFSQSPYDLPRSSRILSHYDLLPMRYSGRLPASPSSSLL from the exons CTTGTGTGAGTGGACGCTGGGGCGCCCACTGCAGCAACCGTTGCCAGTGCCTGAACGCGGCCGCCTGCAACCCCATCACCGGCGAGTGCCTCTGCTCCGACGGCTACCAGGGCTGGCACTGCGAGGACCCCTGTGACCCCGGGTACTATGGCAGCGAATGCCATCTTCCCTGCCCATGCCGCAACGGTGCCAGCTGCCATCATGTGacgggcgagtgtgtgtgtgcacccggCTTCACCGGAACGCT ATGTGAAGATAGGTGTCCAGCCGGAACCCATGGTGCCCAGTGTGAGATGGCCTGCCCGTGCCAGAACGGGGGTCGGTGCCACCACATCTCTGGAGAGTGCAGCTGCCCAGCGGGGTGGACG ggagcagtgtgtgctcagcCCTGCCAGTCGGGGACATTTGGGGCCAACTGCAGCCAGAAGTGCGTGTGTCGtaatggaggtgtgtgtgaccGCGTTACCGGAGAGTGCGAGTGCGCCGCGGGATACAGCGGTGAATG GTGCCAAGATGAATGCCCGGTGGGCACCTATGGGCCATCCTGCGCCCAGCAGTGTGGCTGTCATAATGGGGCCAGGTGTGACCACATCCGTGGGGCTTGTCTGTGTGATGACGGCTTCAGGGGACCCACCTGCCATGACCGGCTCTGCCCGTCGGGCATCTATGGGTTGATGTGTGACAAGTACTGTCCCTGCGATGCCAACACCACCCTCAG CTGTCACCCGCTGTCCGGTGACTGCGTGTGCGTGCCCGGGTGGGCAGGGCTACACTGTAATGAGACGTGTCCCTCTGGTTACTATGGTGACGGATGCATGGAACCATGTTGCTGTGACAACGGAGGAGACTGTAACAGCATCACTGGCGAGTGTGTCTGTGCCCCGGGGTTTACA ggtgaaAACTGCTCCCTGAATTGTCCCTCTGGCCTGTTCGGGGTGAACTGCTCGTCCTCCTGCTCATGTCAGAACGATATTTCCTGCTCGCCCATCGATGGCTCCTGTTTGTGCCTGGAAG GTTGGCAGGGCGCGGACTGCTCATCACCGTGTCCCAGTGGAACGTGGGGTCTGGGCTGTAAACACACGTGTCTCTGTGTGAACGGAGCCACGTGTGACCGTGCAGACGGGAGCTGTGGCTGCACAGCTGGATGGACGGGGGACGCGTGTGACACACCATGTCCT GATTGGACCTACGGACTGAGCTGTTTGAAACACTGTCAGTGTCACCATGCCGACAGCTGTGACCCAGTGAGTGGGCGGTGCTTCTGCCTTCCTGGATGGACag gctTGAGCTGTGACCGAGTGTGTGAGGAGGGCCGCTGGGGTGTGAACTGCTCCAGCGACTGTTCCTGTGAAAACGGCGGCATCTGCTCGCCAGAGGACggttcctgtgtgtgttcacctgGGTACCGCGGCACGTCCTGCAAGCGCA GATGTTCTCCAGGGTTCTATGGGCATCTTTGCGCCTTCTCCTGCCCCCTTTGTATTCATAGCATTGGTCCCTGTAGTCATGTGACTGGTCAGTGTGAGTGCCTGTCTGGATTCCGCGGTTCCCTGTGTGACCAAG tgtgTCCTGCAGGTCTTTATGGTAAAGACTGTGCTGAGGTGTGCGTTTGCATCAACAATGGCTCCTGTAGTCCCATCGACGGTTCCTGCCTCTGTACTCCAGGATGGATTGGATACGACTGCTCTAAAG CCTGCGCTCAGGGTTTCTGGGGACAAGACTGCATTCACACCTGCAACTGTCACAATGGAGCAGAGTGCAGCGCTCAGGACGGGATGTGCAGCTGCAGCGCTGGGTGGAGCGGCCTGTACTGCACACAGC GCTGTCCAGCTGGGTTCTATGGTGTCGGCTGTTTGGACGTCTGTCGCTGTCAGAACGGTGCGGACTGTCACCACGTCAGCGGCCAGTGTTCCTGCAGGACCGGCTTCACGGGTACCAACTGTGAGCAGA GGTGTCTTGCGGGAACCTTTGGTCTTGGTTGCCAGCAGCTGTGTGAATGTATGAATAACTCCACCTGTGACTACGTCACTGGAACCTGCTACTGCAGCTCAGGTTTTAAGGGCATCCGGTGTGATCagg CATCCCTCATGATGGAGGAGCTGAACCCGTACACCAAGATCAGCCCCGCCCTGGTATCCGAGCGCCGGTCGCTGGGCGTCGTCATGGGAACCATCTTCCTCCTGCTCAGCATTATGGCGCTGCTGAGCGTGTTTCTGTGGTACCGGCACAAGCGCAGAGACAAAGGCCACCGCATGCCCAGCGTCTCGTACACACCCGCCATGCACATCTCCACCACCGAATACTCgctgtcag CCTCCAGCACGTGCTCCGTCGGCAGCGAGAGTCCCTACGCCACCATCTCCGAGCCCCCGGCGCTGCAGTGTAGACGCTCCGAGTGCAGCTATGTGGAGATGAAGTCTCCTGCCCACCGGCAGCCCTCCTGCTGCTCCACCGAGGCCGCCAGAAACATCTATGACCTCG AACCTACCGTGAACACCCTGAACACGGCTGCCAGAACCAGCTCAAGCTTTTCCCAGAGTCCATATGACCTTCCCAGGAGCAGCCGGATCCTGAGCCACTACGACCTGCTGCCGATGCGCTACAGCGGCCGCCTCCCGGCCAGCCCCTCCAGCTCGCTGCTGTAG
- the LOC114765597 gene encoding multiple epidermal growth factor-like domains protein 11 isoform X1 has translation MYRRRSQCCPGYYETGDLCVPLCTVECVHGRCVSPDTCQCEPGWGGLDCSSACVSGRWGAHCSNRCQCLNAAACNPITGECLCSDGYQGWHCEDPCDPGYYGSECHLPCPCRNGASCHHVTGECVCAPGFTGTLCEDRCPAGTHGAQCEMACPCQNGGRCHHISGECSCPAGWTGAVCAQPCQSGTFGANCSQKCVCRNGGVCDRVTGECECAAGYSGEWCQDECPVGTYGPSCAQQCGCHNGARCDHIRGACLCDDGFRGPTCHDRLCPSGIYGLMCDKYCPCDANTTLSCHPLSGDCVCVPGWAGLHCNETCPSGYYGDGCMEPCCCDNGGDCNSITGECVCAPGFTGENCSLNCPSGLFGVNCSSSCSCQNDISCSPIDGSCLCLEGWQGADCSSPCPSGTWGLGCKHTCLCVNGATCDRADGSCGCTAGWTGDACDTPCPDWTYGLSCLKHCQCHHADSCDPVSGRCFCLPGWTGLSCDRVCEEGRWGVNCSSDCSCENGGICSPEDGSCVCSPGYRGTSCKRRCSPGFYGHLCAFSCPLCIHSIGPCSHVTGQCECLSGFRGSLCDQVCPAGLYGKDCAEVCVCINNGSCSPIDGSCLCTPGWIGYDCSKACAQGFWGQDCIHTCNCHNGAECSAQDGMCSCSAGWSGLYCTQRCPAGFYGVGCLDVCRCQNGADCHHVSGQCSCRTGFTGTNCEQRCLAGTFGLGCQQLCECMNNSTCDYVTGTCYCSSGFKGIRCDQASLMMEELNPYTKISPALVSERRSLGVVMGTIFLLLSIMALLSVFLWYRHKRRDKGHRMPSVSYTPAMHISTTEYSLSECSCSPSRNSSFCFSNPGYRTLAQCSLSASARAEVGSGSRADQRGLGQCPFQQRHIPNPWSPDPADQRCSLHLEPRVCQRASSTCSVGSESPYATISEPPALQCRRSECSYVEMKSPAHRQPSCCSTEAARNIYDLEPTVNTLNTAARTSSSFSQSPYDLPRSSRILSHYDLLPMRYSGRLPASPSSSLL, from the exons CTTGTGTGAGTGGACGCTGGGGCGCCCACTGCAGCAACCGTTGCCAGTGCCTGAACGCGGCCGCCTGCAACCCCATCACCGGCGAGTGCCTCTGCTCCGACGGCTACCAGGGCTGGCACTGCGAGGACCCCTGTGACCCCGGGTACTATGGCAGCGAATGCCATCTTCCCTGCCCATGCCGCAACGGTGCCAGCTGCCATCATGTGacgggcgagtgtgtgtgtgcacccggCTTCACCGGAACGCT ATGTGAAGATAGGTGTCCAGCCGGAACCCATGGTGCCCAGTGTGAGATGGCCTGCCCGTGCCAGAACGGGGGTCGGTGCCACCACATCTCTGGAGAGTGCAGCTGCCCAGCGGGGTGGACG ggagcagtgtgtgctcagcCCTGCCAGTCGGGGACATTTGGGGCCAACTGCAGCCAGAAGTGCGTGTGTCGtaatggaggtgtgtgtgaccGCGTTACCGGAGAGTGCGAGTGCGCCGCGGGATACAGCGGTGAATG GTGCCAAGATGAATGCCCGGTGGGCACCTATGGGCCATCCTGCGCCCAGCAGTGTGGCTGTCATAATGGGGCCAGGTGTGACCACATCCGTGGGGCTTGTCTGTGTGATGACGGCTTCAGGGGACCCACCTGCCATGACCGGCTCTGCCCGTCGGGCATCTATGGGTTGATGTGTGACAAGTACTGTCCCTGCGATGCCAACACCACCCTCAG CTGTCACCCGCTGTCCGGTGACTGCGTGTGCGTGCCCGGGTGGGCAGGGCTACACTGTAATGAGACGTGTCCCTCTGGTTACTATGGTGACGGATGCATGGAACCATGTTGCTGTGACAACGGAGGAGACTGTAACAGCATCACTGGCGAGTGTGTCTGTGCCCCGGGGTTTACA ggtgaaAACTGCTCCCTGAATTGTCCCTCTGGCCTGTTCGGGGTGAACTGCTCGTCCTCCTGCTCATGTCAGAACGATATTTCCTGCTCGCCCATCGATGGCTCCTGTTTGTGCCTGGAAG GTTGGCAGGGCGCGGACTGCTCATCACCGTGTCCCAGTGGAACGTGGGGTCTGGGCTGTAAACACACGTGTCTCTGTGTGAACGGAGCCACGTGTGACCGTGCAGACGGGAGCTGTGGCTGCACAGCTGGATGGACGGGGGACGCGTGTGACACACCATGTCCT GATTGGACCTACGGACTGAGCTGTTTGAAACACTGTCAGTGTCACCATGCCGACAGCTGTGACCCAGTGAGTGGGCGGTGCTTCTGCCTTCCTGGATGGACag gctTGAGCTGTGACCGAGTGTGTGAGGAGGGCCGCTGGGGTGTGAACTGCTCCAGCGACTGTTCCTGTGAAAACGGCGGCATCTGCTCGCCAGAGGACggttcctgtgtgtgttcacctgGGTACCGCGGCACGTCCTGCAAGCGCA GATGTTCTCCAGGGTTCTATGGGCATCTTTGCGCCTTCTCCTGCCCCCTTTGTATTCATAGCATTGGTCCCTGTAGTCATGTGACTGGTCAGTGTGAGTGCCTGTCTGGATTCCGCGGTTCCCTGTGTGACCAAG tgtgTCCTGCAGGTCTTTATGGTAAAGACTGTGCTGAGGTGTGCGTTTGCATCAACAATGGCTCCTGTAGTCCCATCGACGGTTCCTGCCTCTGTACTCCAGGATGGATTGGATACGACTGCTCTAAAG CCTGCGCTCAGGGTTTCTGGGGACAAGACTGCATTCACACCTGCAACTGTCACAATGGAGCAGAGTGCAGCGCTCAGGACGGGATGTGCAGCTGCAGCGCTGGGTGGAGCGGCCTGTACTGCACACAGC GCTGTCCAGCTGGGTTCTATGGTGTCGGCTGTTTGGACGTCTGTCGCTGTCAGAACGGTGCGGACTGTCACCACGTCAGCGGCCAGTGTTCCTGCAGGACCGGCTTCACGGGTACCAACTGTGAGCAGA GGTGTCTTGCGGGAACCTTTGGTCTTGGTTGCCAGCAGCTGTGTGAATGTATGAATAACTCCACCTGTGACTACGTCACTGGAACCTGCTACTGCAGCTCAGGTTTTAAGGGCATCCGGTGTGATCagg CATCCCTCATGATGGAGGAGCTGAACCCGTACACCAAGATCAGCCCCGCCCTGGTATCCGAGCGCCGGTCGCTGGGCGTCGTCATGGGAACCATCTTCCTCCTGCTCAGCATTATGGCGCTGCTGAGCGTGTTTCTGTGGTACCGGCACAAGCGCAGAGACAAAGGCCACCGCATGCCCAGCGTCTCGTACACACCCGCCATGCACATCTCCACCACCGAATACTCgctgtcag AATGTTCTTGCAGCCCCAGCAGAAATTCTAGCTTTTGCTTTTCCAACCCGGGATACCGAACACTGGCCCAGTGCAGCCTGTCTGCTTCAGCCAGAGCTGAg GTGGGCAGCGGCAGCAGGGCAGACCAGAGAGGCCTGGGTCAGTGTCCATTCCAGCAGCGGCACATTCCCAATCCCTGGTCACCTGACCCTGCAGACCAGCGCTGCAGTCTCCACTTAGAGCCGCGTGTTTGCCAGAGAG CCTCCAGCACGTGCTCCGTCGGCAGCGAGAGTCCCTACGCCACCATCTCCGAGCCCCCGGCGCTGCAGTGTAGACGCTCCGAGTGCAGCTATGTGGAGATGAAGTCTCCTGCCCACCGGCAGCCCTCCTGCTGCTCCACCGAGGCCGCCAGAAACATCTATGACCTCG AACCTACCGTGAACACCCTGAACACGGCTGCCAGAACCAGCTCAAGCTTTTCCCAGAGTCCATATGACCTTCCCAGGAGCAGCCGGATCCTGAGCCACTACGACCTGCTGCCGATGCGCTACAGCGGCCGCCTCCCGGCCAGCCCCTCCAGCTCGCTGCTGTAG